The genomic DNA CTCGCGCTGCTGCGGGTGCACAACGGGGAGATCCGCAAGGGCCAGCAGGTGGCCTGGTGCAAGCACGACGGGACGCAGGAGCGCGTCAAGGTCACCGAGCTGCTCATCACCGAGGGCCTGGAGCGCAAGCCGCTGGAGGGGGACCGTACGGCGGGGCCGGGCGACATCATCGCCATCGCCGGCATCCCGGAGATCATGATCGGCGAAACCCTGGCCGACGCCGAGGACCCGCGCCCCTTGCCGCTGATCAAGGTCGACGAGCCGGCCATCTCGATGACGATCGGGACCAACACCTCGCCGCTGGCCGGGCGGGTGCGCGGGGCGAAGATCACCGCGCGGCTCGTCAAGGACCGCCTCGACCGGGAGCTGGTGGGCAACGTGTCGCTGCGGGTACTGCCCACGGCGCGCCCCGACGCCTGGGAGGTGCAGGGCCGCGGCGAGCTGGCGCTGGCGATCCTCGTGGAGCAGATGCGCCGGGAGGGCTACGAGCTGACCGTCGGCAAGCCCCAGGTCGTCACGCGTGAGGTGGACGGCAAGGTGCACGAGCCGGTCGAGCGGCTGACCATTGACACCCCGGAGGAGTTCCTGGGGACGGTGACGCAGCTGATGGCCGCCCGGAAGGGCCGCATGGAGCAGATGGTGAACCACGGCACGGGCTGGGTGCGGATGGAGTTCCTGGTGCCCTCGCGCGGGATGATCGGCTTCCGGACCGAGTTCCTGACCGAGACCCGCGGGACGGGGATCGCGCACCACGTGTTCGAGGGGTACGAGCCGTGGTGCGGGCCGATCGTCACCCGGCTGACGGGGTCGCTGGTGGCGGACCGGACGGGGGCCGCGACGACGTACGCGATGTTCAACCTCCAGGAGCGCGGCACCCTGTTCGTGGAGCCGACGACCGAGGTCTACGAGGGCATGATCGTCGGCGAGAACTCCCGCACCGAGGACATGGACGTCAACATCACCAAGGAGAAGAAGCTCACCAACGTGCGGTCCTCAACCGCGGACGTGCTGGAGCGGCTCATCCCGCCGCGGCGGCTGTCCCTGGAGCAGAGCCTGGAGTTCTGCCGCGAGGACGAGTGCGTGGAGGTGACGCCGGAGGCGGTGCGGCTGCGCAAGGTGGTGCTGGACGGGACCGAACGGGCCCGCAGCGCGGCGCGGGTGCGCAGCGAGGCCCGCCGCGACGGCTGAGCATCGCGCCTCGGCGGCTGAACATCGAACCGCGCCTCCGCAGGGCCTCGTGGCACATAGCTCACCTGAGTGGCATCCTTGTGGCATGAGTGCCACGGT from Austwickia sp. includes the following:
- the typA gene encoding translational GTPase TypA; its protein translation is MALKTRADIRNVAIVAHVDHGKTTLVDKMLWQGGAFGEHDHVQDRAMDSGDLEREKGITILAKNTAIHYNGPSARAAGCADGVTINIIDTPGHADFGGEVERGLSMVDGVVLLVDASEGPLPQTRFVLRKALAAQLPVVLCINKVDRPDSRIAEVEDEVYELFMDLIEDSFDRAHHAAALEFPIVYASAKSGRASLERPADGGQPDGSDLEPLFKTIMETIPAPTYDDEAPLQAHVTNLDSSNYLGRLALLRVHNGEIRKGQQVAWCKHDGTQERVKVTELLITEGLERKPLEGDRTAGPGDIIAIAGIPEIMIGETLADAEDPRPLPLIKVDEPAISMTIGTNTSPLAGRVRGAKITARLVKDRLDRELVGNVSLRVLPTARPDAWEVQGRGELALAILVEQMRREGYELTVGKPQVVTREVDGKVHEPVERLTIDTPEEFLGTVTQLMAARKGRMEQMVNHGTGWVRMEFLVPSRGMIGFRTEFLTETRGTGIAHHVFEGYEPWCGPIVTRLTGSLVADRTGAATTYAMFNLQERGTLFVEPTTEVYEGMIVGENSRTEDMDVNITKEKKLTNVRSSTADVLERLIPPRRLSLEQSLEFCREDECVEVTPEAVRLRKVVLDGTERARSAARVRSEARRDG